In one window of Rhinoderma darwinii isolate aRhiDar2 chromosome 7, aRhiDar2.hap1, whole genome shotgun sequence DNA:
- the LOC142657841 gene encoding peroxiredoxin-6-like, producing the protein MPGLLLGDIFPDFEAETTIGKIRLHEFLGDSWGVLFSHPRDYTPVCTTELGRAVKLSPEFKKRNVRMIALSIDSVPDHLGWSKDINSYNCEEPTETLPFPIIADPKRDLAVKLGMLDPDEKDNDGMPVTARCVFIIGPDKKMKLSILYPATTGRNFDEILRVVDSLQLTAHHNVATPVDWKPGDRVMVPPNVPEAEASKIFTCGVFTKELPSGKKYLRYTAQPK; encoded by the exons ATGCCCGGGCTGCTGCTTGGTGATATCTTCCCGGATTTCGAGGCCGAAACGACGATCGGCAAAATTAGACTCCATGAGTTCCTAGGAGACTC atgggGTGTTCTTTTCTCACATCCAAGGGATTATACACCTGTCTGTACCACAGAGCTGGGACGGGCTGTGAAGTTATCACCAGAATTCAAGAAACGCAATGTCCGTATGATCGCTCTGTCCATAGATTCTGTGCCAGATCATCTCGGCTGGAGCAAG GACATCAATTCTTACAACTGTGAGGAGCCCACAGAGACGCTACCTTTTCCCATTATTGCAGACCCCAAAAGGGACCTTGCTGTAAAACTGGGTATGCTGGATCCTGATGAGAAGGACAATGATGGCATGCCAGTGACAGCTCGATGT GTTTTCATCATTGGCCCAGACAAGAAAATGAAGCTATCAATCCTATATCCAGCAACAACTGGTAGAAATTTTGATGAGATCTTGAGGGTTGTGGACTCCCTTCAGCTAACGGCACACCACAATGTGGCAACGCCTGTAGACTGGAAG CCTGGCGACAGAGTTATGGTTCCTCCAAATGTTCCTGAGGCAGAAGCTAGTAAGATCTTCACCTGTGGCGTTTTCACCAAAGAACttccttctggaaagaaataccTGAGATATACAGCACAACCAAAATAA